A single region of the Halopiger xanaduensis SH-6 genome encodes:
- a CDS encoding 30S ribosomal protein S7 produces the protein MAVEDQPDPDAPAGGADVSAQLFGEWELGEIEYADPSTERYITVTPVAHTAGRHASKQFKKSQISIVERFINRLMQTEENTGKKQKTLNAVREAFEIVHERTEDNPIQVLVTAVENAAPREETVRLKYGGISVPKAVDVAPQRRVDQALKFLAEGVYNDSFKTATPVEEAIANQLIGAANYDVQTYAVSQKEEKERVAAAAR, from the coding sequence ATGGCTGTCGAAGATCAACCCGATCCGGACGCCCCCGCGGGCGGCGCAGACGTGTCGGCACAGCTGTTCGGCGAGTGGGAGCTCGGCGAGATCGAGTACGCCGATCCCTCGACCGAGCGCTACATCACGGTGACCCCGGTCGCACACACCGCGGGCCGCCACGCCAGCAAGCAGTTCAAGAAGTCCCAGATCTCCATCGTCGAGCGGTTCATCAACCGCCTGATGCAGACCGAGGAGAACACGGGCAAGAAGCAGAAGACGCTCAACGCCGTTCGCGAGGCGTTCGAGATCGTCCACGAGCGCACCGAGGACAATCCGATTCAGGTGCTGGTCACCGCCGTCGAGAACGCGGCCCCGCGCGAGGAGACCGTCCGCCTGAAGTACGGTGGCATCTCGGTCCCGAAGGCCGTCGACGTCGCCCCCCAGCGACGCGTCGACCAGGCCCTGAAGTTCCTCGCCGAGGGCGTCTACAACGACTCGTTCAAGACGGCGACGCCCGTCGAGGAGGCCATCGCCAACCAGCTCATCGGCGCGGCCAACTACGACGTCCAGACCTACGCGGTCAGCCAGAAGGAAGAGAAAGAGCGCGTCGCGGCGGCTGCACGCTAA
- the serS gene encoding serine--tRNA ligase, which translates to MLDRTYLRENPDEVREALDNRDADVDLDEILELDERWRELKARGDELRHERNEITSKIGKLVAENKEEEREEAIQESRELKAEIEDVESEADEIREDLNQRMLEIPNVPHESVPLGVDERHNVEDRRWGFDDLRDVPEDVTPHYELGEEMDIIDEERAAKVTGSGFYFLKGDGARLEHALIQFMLDVHREQGYVDVFPPIPIKSASMRGTGQLPKFADDAYRLGGSNEEEYDEEDLWLCPTAEVPVTNMYANDILLQDDLPLKHQAYTPNFRREAGEHGTETRGIVRVHQFNKVELVNFVEPENSYDRLEELLEEAEEVLRRLDLPYRVLELCTGDLGFKATKQIDLEVWAPADDMEDGPEEGGRWLEVSTASNFEDFQARRSGLRYRPERHESAEYLHTLNASGLAIPRVMVAILEYYQNEDGTVTVPEPLRPYMGGQEVIEGHEKIGEAALGAGERE; encoded by the coding sequence ATGCTCGACCGGACCTACCTGCGCGAGAATCCCGACGAGGTGCGCGAGGCCCTCGACAACCGGGACGCCGACGTCGACCTCGACGAGATCCTCGAGCTCGACGAACGGTGGCGAGAACTCAAAGCCCGCGGCGACGAGCTGCGCCACGAGCGCAACGAGATCACCTCGAAGATCGGCAAGTTGGTCGCCGAGAACAAGGAGGAAGAACGCGAGGAGGCCATCCAGGAGTCGCGAGAACTCAAAGCCGAGATCGAGGACGTCGAAAGCGAGGCCGACGAGATCCGGGAGGACCTCAACCAGCGCATGCTCGAGATCCCCAACGTCCCCCACGAGAGCGTGCCGCTGGGGGTCGACGAGCGCCACAACGTCGAGGATCGGCGCTGGGGCTTCGACGACCTGCGAGACGTCCCCGAAGACGTCACGCCCCACTACGAACTCGGCGAGGAGATGGACATCATCGACGAGGAACGCGCCGCCAAAGTCACGGGATCTGGCTTCTACTTCCTCAAGGGCGACGGCGCGCGCTTAGAGCACGCGCTGATCCAGTTCATGCTGGACGTCCACCGCGAACAGGGCTACGTCGACGTCTTCCCGCCGATCCCGATCAAAAGCGCGTCGATGCGTGGCACCGGACAACTCCCGAAGTTCGCCGACGACGCCTACCGCCTCGGCGGCAGCAACGAGGAGGAGTACGACGAGGAGGACCTCTGGCTCTGTCCGACCGCAGAAGTGCCGGTCACCAACATGTACGCCAACGACATCCTCCTGCAGGACGACCTCCCGCTGAAACACCAGGCGTACACCCCCAACTTCCGCCGCGAAGCCGGCGAACACGGCACCGAAACTCGGGGTATCGTCCGCGTCCACCAGTTCAACAAGGTCGAACTGGTCAACTTCGTCGAACCCGAGAACAGCTACGACCGCCTCGAGGAACTGCTCGAGGAAGCCGAAGAAGTGCTCCGGCGACTGGACCTCCCCTATCGCGTGCTGGAACTCTGTACCGGCGACCTCGGATTCAAGGCCACCAAACAGATCGACCTCGAAGTGTGGGCGCCCGCCGACGACATGGAAGACGGGCCCGAGGAAGGTGGCCGCTGGCTCGAGGTCTCGACCGCTTCGAACTTCGAGGACTTCCAGGCGCGCCGCTCGGGCCTGCGCTACCGGCCCGAGCGCCACGAGTCGGCCGAGTACCTCCACACCCTGAACGCGTCGGGACTCGCCATTCCGCGCGTGATGGTCGCCATCCTCGAGTACTACCAGAACGAGGACGGCACCGTCACGGTCCCCGAACCGCTCCGGCCGTACATGGGCGGGCAGGAGGTCATCGAGGGCCACGAGAAGATCGGCGAGGCCGCGCTCGGCGCCGGCGAGCGCGAGTAG
- a CDS encoding DUF5781 family protein has translation MDIRVQGSGPTAPFLSARDLFETEHDLARPVHVRLRDDPDERTWAGHYDDRHVLNISRQAASSAMARELALHEFAHMARHEQEHPSHTQSTEEVLYLALAGKSVERRKLSHCYQIANHMKDIYADDITLAVGPGEKLLSYLESSLAAAVADRPDTPLRPGLQRLSASADPEITAVNAAFALALGERHDLIDDHHRLYDLAHAAAQDAPDVDFEGFKRRFRELAREPDSSSYRQVLVDATRSYVDGASGGEMAAD, from the coding sequence ATGGATATACGAGTACAGGGATCCGGTCCGACCGCACCCTTTCTCAGTGCCCGCGACCTCTTCGAGACGGAACACGACCTCGCCCGCCCGGTCCACGTCCGACTCCGCGACGATCCCGACGAGCGGACCTGGGCCGGCCACTACGACGATCGGCACGTCCTGAACATCTCCCGGCAGGCCGCTTCGTCGGCGATGGCCCGCGAACTCGCCCTCCACGAGTTCGCCCACATGGCCCGTCACGAGCAGGAACACCCCTCCCATACCCAGTCGACCGAGGAAGTGCTCTACCTCGCGCTGGCCGGGAAGAGCGTCGAGCGGCGCAAGCTCTCGCACTGCTACCAGATCGCCAATCACATGAAAGACATCTACGCCGACGACATCACGCTCGCCGTCGGCCCCGGCGAGAAGCTGCTGTCGTACCTCGAGTCGAGCCTCGCCGCCGCCGTCGCCGACCGACCGGACACCCCGCTCCGGCCGGGACTCCAACGACTGTCCGCCAGCGCCGACCCCGAGATCACGGCGGTCAACGCGGCCTTCGCGCTCGCGCTCGGGGAGCGCCACGACCTCATCGACGACCACCACCGACTGTACGACCTCGCGCACGCGGCCGCGCAAGATGCGCCCGACGTCGACTTCGAGGGGTTCAAGCGCCGCTTCCGGGAACTCGCGCGCGAACCCGACTCGAGTTCCTACCGGCAGGTGCTCGTCGACGCGACGCGGTCGTACGTCGACGGCGCCAGTGGCGGCGAGATGGCTGCCGACTGA
- a CDS encoding elongation factor EF-2: MGRRKKIVQECERLMDEPENIRNIAIAAHVDHGKTTLSDNLLAGAGMISDETAGEQLAMDTEEDEQERGITIDAANVSMTHEYEGENHLINLIDTPGHVDFGGDVTRAMRAVDGALVVVDAVEGAMPQTETVLRQALREGVKPTLFINKVDRLISELQEGPEEMQERLLSVIRDVNELIRGMTEEMDDIEDWTVSVEDGTVGFGSALYKWGVSMPSMQRTGMDFAEIMELERNDKRQELHEKTPLSDVVLDMVCEHFPNPVDAQPRRIPRIWRGDDDTELAEGMRLVDEDGDVVFMVTDISMDPHAGEIASGRVFSGTLEKGQELYVSGTAGKNRVQSVGIFMGGEREEVDEVPAGNIAALTGLKDAIAGSTVSSVEMTPFESIEHISEPVITKSVEAQNMDDLPKLIETLRQVSKEDPTIQININEDTGEHLISGQGELHLEVITQRIEKNQGIPVNTGEPIVVYREQPQEASAEVEGISPNRHNRFYISIEPMNDELVETIQLGEASMDMPEQERREALQDAGMDKDTSQNVETIHGTNILIDDTKGIQHLNETMELVVEGLEEALDNGPLANEPVQGTLIRLHDARLHEDTIHRGPAQVIPAVREAVHNALINGKIKMLEPMQDVRIDVPNDHMGAASGEIQGRRGRVDDMYQEGDLMVVEGIAPVGEMIGFASDIRSATEGRASWNTENAGFEVMSDSLQREKIMEIRERKGMKLELPEQIDYI; this comes from the coding sequence ATGGGCCGACGCAAGAAGATCGTCCAAGAGTGTGAACGGCTGATGGACGAACCGGAGAACATCCGGAACATCGCCATCGCCGCTCACGTCGACCACGGGAAAACGACCCTTTCTGACAACCTCCTCGCGGGTGCGGGCATGATCTCCGACGAGACTGCCGGCGAACAGCTCGCGATGGACACGGAGGAAGACGAGCAGGAACGCGGCATCACCATCGACGCGGCGAACGTGTCGATGACCCACGAGTACGAGGGCGAGAACCACCTCATCAACCTCATCGACACGCCGGGCCACGTCGACTTCGGCGGCGACGTGACCCGTGCGATGCGCGCCGTTGACGGTGCGCTGGTCGTCGTCGACGCCGTCGAGGGGGCCATGCCCCAGACCGAGACGGTGCTGCGACAGGCGCTGCGCGAGGGCGTCAAGCCGACCCTGTTCATCAACAAGGTCGACCGCCTGATCTCCGAGCTGCAGGAAGGACCCGAGGAGATGCAAGAGCGACTCCTGTCGGTCATCCGCGACGTCAACGAACTCATCCGCGGCATGACCGAGGAGATGGACGACATCGAGGACTGGACCGTCTCCGTCGAAGACGGGACCGTCGGCTTCGGCTCCGCGCTGTACAAGTGGGGCGTCTCGATGCCGTCGATGCAGCGCACCGGCATGGACTTCGCCGAGATCATGGAACTCGAGCGCAACGACAAGCGCCAGGAACTCCACGAGAAGACGCCGCTGTCGGACGTCGTGCTCGACATGGTCTGTGAGCACTTCCCGAACCCGGTCGACGCGCAGCCCCGCCGTATCCCGCGTATCTGGCGCGGTGACGACGATACCGAACTCGCCGAGGGCATGCGCCTCGTCGACGAGGACGGCGACGTCGTCTTCATGGTCACCGACATCTCGATGGACCCCCACGCGGGCGAAATCGCGTCGGGCCGCGTCTTCTCGGGCACCCTCGAGAAGGGCCAGGAGCTGTATGTCTCCGGGACCGCGGGCAAGAACCGCGTCCAGTCCGTCGGGATCTTCATGGGCGGTGAACGCGAGGAAGTCGACGAGGTACCGGCGGGGAACATCGCCGCCCTCACCGGCCTGAAGGACGCCATCGCCGGCTCGACCGTCTCGAGCGTCGAGATGACGCCGTTCGAGTCGATCGAACACATCTCGGAGCCGGTCATTACGAAGTCCGTCGAGGCCCAGAATATGGACGACCTGCCGAAGCTGATCGAGACGCTGCGCCAGGTCTCCAAGGAGGACCCGACGATCCAGATCAACATCAACGAGGACACCGGCGAGCACCTGATCTCCGGCCAGGGTGAGCTTCACCTCGAGGTCATCACCCAGCGTATCGAGAAGAACCAGGGCATTCCGGTCAACACCGGTGAACCGATCGTCGTCTACCGCGAGCAGCCCCAGGAGGCAAGCGCCGAGGTCGAGGGCATCTCGCCGAACCGCCACAACCGCTTCTACATCTCCATCGAACCGATGAACGACGAACTCGTCGAGACCATCCAGCTCGGCGAGGCGTCGATGGACATGCCCGAGCAGGAACGCCGCGAGGCCCTGCAGGACGCCGGCATGGACAAGGACACGTCCCAGAACGTCGAGACGATCCACGGGACGAACATCCTCATCGACGACACGAAGGGTATCCAGCACCTGAACGAGACGATGGAACTGGTCGTCGAAGGGCTCGAGGAGGCCCTGGACAACGGTCCGCTCGCGAACGAGCCGGTCCAGGGGACCCTCATCCGCCTGCACGACGCCCGCCTCCACGAGGACACCATCCACCGCGGTCCGGCTCAGGTCATCCCCGCGGTCCGCGAAGCGGTTCACAACGCCTTGATCAACGGCAAGATCAAGATGCTCGAGCCGATGCAGGACGTCCGCATCGACGTGCCCAACGACCACATGGGCGCCGCCTCGGGCGAGATTCAGGGCCGCCGTGGCCGCGTCGACGACATGTACCAGGAGGGTGACCTCATGGTCGTCGAGGGTATCGCGCCCGTCGGCGAAATGATCGGCTTCGCTTCGGACATCCGCTCCGCGACCGAGGGCCGCGCCTCCTGGAACACGGAGAACGCCGGCTTCGAGGTCATGTCCGACTCGCTCCAGCGCGAGAAGATCATGGAGATCCGCGAGCGCAAGGGCATGAAGCTCGAACTGCCCGAGCAGATCGACTACATCTAA